The Oncorhynchus mykiss isolate Arlee chromosome 8, USDA_OmykA_1.1, whole genome shotgun sequence genome includes the window GCAACAGATTGACAGTGGTGGTAGACTTTGGGAAGGGAACCATCACTTTTTCTCAAGTGGGTATGAAACTGACCCAGCTACACCAGTTCAAGGCTCAGCTCAGCCAGACTGTGACTTGGATTCGGCCTCTACCGCATAGATCCTCCCAGTAGAGTCACAATTATAGAGACCCGGTAGTGGTCCTACTTTAGCCCTGCCACTTGGTGCTAACATGTgccctttgtcctgatcttgcccacattctgattgtgttCACAATTTTAGAGCGGTGTAGATaagacacattgtgatctgatCTTCCTGACAATCTCCAGAGGTAGTCAAGAACCCATTGTCtggatattttatttaaccttcattttaaTTAGCcttgtcagttaagaacaaattcttatttacaatgaatgcctaccctggccaaatgtgcgccgccctatgggactcccaatcactgccagatgtgattcagcctggaactgtaatgacgcctcttgcactgagatgcagtgccttagactgctacgCCAGTCGGGAGCCCATCGATATCAAGTGTAAACATATCATGATTGTCAAACCATTTAAATCATTATACAGGCCTTTAAAATTGGTGACAGGAAGCACCATTGACTAATGCAGTGttccccaaactcagtcctggggaccccaatgaggtttttgccctagcactacacagctgattcaaataatcaaaacttgattatttgaatcagttgtgtagtgctagggcaaaaagcTAATTGTGCACCCATTGGGGTCCCCGGGACTGAGTTTGGGAAGCGCTGGACTAATGGCATACTGTAAGCGATTGTCTTAAAAGAAATGCACGATTTTGAAAGAATATCTGTAAAATATTTTGCATACAGGGATGCACCAGCTAATCTGGTCACAATGTGGACACAGCGGAAGGATAAGAGAcacattttaataataataataataataatacaagcGACAAACCTTGATCAGATCACAGAACACGTTAGCTAGCACAAGGTGTAAATGAGGTTTATGACACTATTCACCAAGCACTGAACCAAATGTACCGTTGTCTCAGGTTTCTTGTATTTTACAATGTTGACATGACTCCATAGTATTTTGATTTAATGTTTTGTTTATGCACAAATAAATCGGTGTATTTAACTATTGCTTATTGTCTATTGTAAAGGATGTATTAAGGAAATGCATTATACAGTGAGGCTCAGAAATGACTTACTGAAATGCTGTCCGATTTGATTGAAGCATCCCTTTAGCACTGAAACACACTTCACCACTACTCACAATAAATGAGACCAGAGTTTGAGCTCCATATCTTCATCGCTCTTTTATTAAAAATGTAATAACAAATTGACCTTGATTTCTGCTGATGTTTACTCACCACGGACACAGTGAACATTTCCTTCACAGTAATGAAAAAGTAAGAGTATTGGCCCTAGAGGCCACTAAATTAAATGTAAAAAGAAAACAAGAGAATTGTATGATACACTACTCCAAATCACATTTTCAGTTTCACTGAAATGTTTTGTATTTTCCTGATTCTGTTTCTCTAAAAAGAGATACTGACAAATGTTTTTCAAGGACCTAAAGGCaacccaacaaaaaaaaaaggtggGTATCAAATATATGTTTATCCAAATAGTTAAGATAGCACACTTCATTAAGCTTTCGGCTGCCATGGATCACAAAAAAATCTTGTATCCTAATTTCTCTCTGTCAAACCTGATTTCAATGAACCTATCAAATGGAGCTTTGTCACAACTAGTGGCACTATGTTCCAATGTACCCTCTGGAATAGAACCCTTTGGAATACCACTGACTTTAGGTCCCTTCAAATGGGCTACATCCTCTTCTAACACTATCAGTGTGACTAGACCTGTTAAAAGGTATGCACGTCCAAacaataaaacataaaaacatcTCGGCCACTGTCTCAACTATCCATGAATTTGTAAATGAATCCCATGTGTAATGTTCATAAATGATTTCCAATGGATCGCTTCGTGGTACACTGTGCTTTTCTTTTCCCCTCCGAACTCCATCTTTTCCTCTCGCCCCAATTGGTCTACCGTAGGCCTGTTATCCCCCAACCCAACAAGACATATTCCTCCCTTTGTCTGGGTAATGCTGGTCTTTACTTGACAACCATGGTGTTGTGATTCCTGATGGAGCACCAGGCCATGAAGATATCcctgaaggagagaaaggagacaaGTGTTAAAGTCAGTTAACATGTTCCCTTTTCTACTCCAACACCACTTTCATTTAAATGTCCTAAAAACAACATCAACCTTCCTCACAGAAATAAAGGAACACATACATTTAAATACAAACCCACACACCTGCAGTGAGTGGCGACACATTCATTGCTGCAGTACTCTTTGTCCCAGTCCGTGCTCTCTATTGCAGGATTGGTGCatcctgcacgcacacacatagtcAGAGGGCCAGAAACACCATCAGTGGCACCTGGAGACACATTGAACTCCATTTCCATCTGAAGAAAAATAGGGAAAAGTTGATGATTGAAACACCAAGCATATTTAACATGCACATTGGGTCAATTTACAAAGAAAAACCTCAGCCTACCTCTCCTGACGTGAACTCTTCCGTAACCGCATCCTCATCTGCACTTTGCGTCAAGTCAGTGGACTTTGCCAATTGCAGAGCCACTGTAGGGGTGGAGTAAGCAGATGTAGGTACAGTGGAATTGGTGACACAAATTGAGTTGGCGGTTGCGGTTGTCGTAACAATAATGGGCAAGGATGCGTCTGCTTGCAAAGAAGCAGGGACTATCGTGATCTGTAGTGGAGGGGGAGGTGTCGCGGTGATGGAcacaggaatcccaggtccagcACTTCCTCTGGGCTTGGCCTGGAGGGGAGGCGGGGCTGGGGAGTGTACCATCTGCTGGAGCCGCGGGGGAGGAGGGGCATGCTGCATCTGCTGCAGAGGTGGGGGCTGGCGTGGGGCTGAGGGCAGCAGGGTGCGCACACCGCCAGGGAGCACAGTCACCATGGAGGTGGGGATCTGGTGGAGCTGAGCCCCGGCCTGGAGCATCTGTTTGGAGATGATGATCTTGGTGATGGTGGGGGTCAGGGTGGCTGTGATGTTTGGGATCAGGGTCGGGATGGCTGTGGGGCCCAGGGTGAGGGGCTTGTGAGCCCCTGTGCGGGAGCGTGTGGTGACCTGGGGGACATCCAGAATGATGTTGGAGGTGCAGATGTTGGTGATGGTATTCTGGTCAGGGTTGTGCTGGGGGAGGCGGGAGGGGCGGGTGGGAGCCAGGAGGGCCACATTCACTGGCTCAGGCACTGGAGGTGGTGGTGAAGAGGCCGTGTCCATCATCTCAATAGAGGGCTAAAGAGAACACaggaaaaaaaaataatatatatatatatataaaattaatTGAATTGGTGAGATTAGAGTATATTACATTTGAGAAATGACATTTTCAATATAACATTGTCATGGCTACAGTCACACGATTTCTAAGCAAAGACAGGCCTAGAGATTTTACCTGTGAGAGCTGATTGGCTCTGTAAGCTGCTAATGCCTTCAAATAGTCATTTTTCGCGGCTTCCGTCTTCCTCTTATACACCTAATAGTGATGGAGGGTATAATTATGTAGATGAAGACAAGAGTAAACACCAATCCTGTTTACATGAATTACAGTATATCCTTTTATCCACAATGTCCTTTAATTGTTTTAAGTGTCCCGTAAAACTTCAATGAAACGCAGTCTCAAATAGCCGCCTGTCCCTTTTAATAGCCGGGCATTTCAACAAATAAATTCCTGTTTCAAATAAACACCGGGTTCAAATGAATTGTTTTACGAGTTTCCAGCAGTGTGTAACGTAAAGATTGGCAAAAGATGATAAAGGAAAGCAACATCATTGCCATGGATCAGACAGCTGTGTGGTTTGACATGCTCGGCTCAACTACAGGGGGCACAAAGCGCAACGAATAAGCTGTGTGCATTTAGAAAATAGActaatacattttacattttttgttatttaacctttatttaattaggcaagtcagttaagaatttttattttatttacaatgacggcctactggggaacagtgggttagcagccttgttcaggggcagaatgtgTGTCAGCTcgagattcgatccagcaacctttcagttactggcccaacgctctaaccactaggctacctgccacccctgtaAATAAGCACCTGGGCTATTCATTGAAGTTTTACAGTATATCTTTTAGTAAAAGTGTGTATTGTATACCTGTTTCTGCTCTTCCCCAAGGCTGTCCCACATGGAGGCTACGATCTTGGACACCTCTCCAAATGTGGCATTGGGGTTCTGGCCCTTGATGGCAGCCTGGGTGTCCCTGAAGAACAGGGCGTACGCAGAGACGGGTTTCTGGGGCTCGTTGGGGTCTTTCTTCTTctttcccttcttccctcctccaGGCCCTGCCGTAGCGGCCACCATGGCCGGCTTTCCCCCGCCGCGCCTCACTAATgcaggggagatggaggaggagagcatGGGGGCAGAGCCTGGCATggtggagaggtgggagagaatTGCAGGGGAGACCGACAGGGACATTGGAGAGTCAACCAGCACACTCTTCTGGGTGACAGTGGGACcagtggacagagagacagggaaagataCAAGGCCAGATCAGTTGACTTAGCAAGACTtcagcaacacatgacaaacCAACAAGTCCTATACATATAAATAAACATACAAACAGACACTCACCCTGAAGTCATCCATGTCATCATCCTGGAGGGAGCCTGCTGGAGAAGGCGTGGCAGACAGCTGGTCAGGGGACTTGGAACGGGACAGAATGTTCCCGCCATGAAGACCAAGCCCAAGCTGGGCACTCAACTCTGATTGATCAATAGTGGTTAGCTGATTGTGTCCCAATAGGCCATGATTCATGTCACCAAGAGGAACATCAATGGTCATTGGAGAGGAGCTGCTGAAATGGGAGCCAATGGAGTGGCCAAGTTCctagagagacaaagacaggagTTTTCACAAGTCTTAAAGGATTACAATTTGAAAAATACATTATTGATGCAGAAAGTCTTCTAGTAGTATTCATAAGTACACCACTTACCACCCCCAGTGTTGAGCTGAGTAGGGCCCCCCCTCCAGACTGGCTCATCACCCTAAGACTCAGGTGCTCCAGGCCCTGAGAGTTTGGGTTCACATAGGTGGAGGCAAAGGAGGGGTCATTGCCCCCCACCACAGCATTCCTCGCCAGGCTTCCAACCCCAGAAGGACCCCCTGTTCCCCCCGATAGTTCCCCAAAATGGGACACCTCGTCCCCCACACTGAGGGCCGAGTCCTGGTCCAGGGAGATGGGAGGGATCTCAAACACTTCATCTCCAAGACTGGGGGTATGGAATGTCTGctaaacagagagaaggagaaggacaaCTGTTAATGGGACAAATCGATTACATGAACATTTTCGGTGTGAATACACTGCACAATGTGAATAATACGCATTGCGGAATGTGTGCAGGCTTTGAGGATCATGACACCCACctcagaggagagaaaaggatgaCCTGTCCCAGAGATGGTGAGGTAAGTATCACTGCCTCCCGGAAACTGCAAAACACACATTGTTTTCATGTTGTGTGAATAGTCTCTCTTTTTTGTTTAGAAATAGGCCCCATACCTTGTTAACTGGGTCGTATCCATTATAACCCTGTGCTTCCAAGAACTCCTGGTCAGCATTCTGATCGGTGCCATCAGAGAGGTCAGAGTAAAAATGAAGATCCATCGTGACAGACCAATCAAAATTGTGCAATTTAACAACCAAGAGTGGTGAGCTCTTTGTGATGCAGTCTCCTAGCCACTGAGCTATAATAAGAACTCCAAACTAGCTAGAGAGCACCATCATGCCAAAGGAGACGAATCAATCGCCTCACTTTAATTGGTGTGCTAGATTGCTAACCACTAGCTGTACATCAATATATGTAAGCTGATAAATGTTAGCTAGGTAACTTTGATTTACAAAATTACATTGCAAGTAAAGGATTTGTTCAGCATTATCAGAGAGCTAATTAAGTATTTGACAAAATTAATTTAAAGTACTTAACTAGCTGGCAGGCTAGCCAACAATGCTAATGATACCTTCCAGGGTATCATTCCGATTTAGCTCACGTTTGCTGTTATTTTTAACTAATTATGGGAACAATCTTTGTTCCCCATAAAAACCTAAATGTGCCCGTATGATATTTAGCTAGCTATAAGCAATGTGTCAAAATCACGTTGATAGGGTTCATTCGGTCCCTACTCAGCAAGCTCGACCACTAATTTTAGGCAGATATATTAGAAAAGGAGGAGAAAGGAATCCCATTGGTCAATGAATTGAACGTATAACGCATCACCAAGCAGCCTGTAGACCAATCGCGTTCACGTTGTCATGCTGCGTCAACACGGTTGCAAAACTAATCGCCACGCCATCGCTTCTCAAAATCAGGGTTTCGAGAAACCTGCTTATTTTCCTCGAACGTACGTAAATGTTACGATTCCAAAGCTATACGATATCACAGAAAACAAGTTATTTATATGACGGAAAAGATTTGCATTGTTGTACTTCTTGACGAAATTATTGCTAATGTTTGGTTTTTGAGCTAATGCCCAATTGACTGCTATTCACTAATTGAAGGAGAGCTCTCCTTGTTCCAGAATGCTCGGCACACTGCCGACGCATACatttcccatctcctcaaaagtataCATTTAAATTCAAAAGGGCCACATTgcaaaagcaagtgaaataaacaaaaatgtacagtaaacattacgctCACAagttacaaaataaaaatatttcaaatgtcatgtgtctatagtgttgtaatgatgtgcaaatagttaaagtacaaaagggggaAATAAACAAGTATTTAGGTAAAGATGAAATaattgcccttttcttgtggcaacaggtcaccaATCTTGCTGTTGCGATTGTACACTGTGTCCAGTGAGTAAGTGACTCGACGCTCTTGATAGCAGACAGGACTCTCATTAAATAGTTTGATGGAAATATCGCTGGAACGTCTATCGACAAATCTCACTCTACTTGACGTCGATATATAACTCTGCTGAGACCTATCCAACATGTCTAGGAAGTTGGGATAGAGGTCAATTTGGAATTATGTCACCATTGTCCTAAGAAAGGGCTGTACACCCCCTCGTGGATTATCAAGGAATGGATTGGTGTGATGGTGTAAATTAGGTGGTTTCCAGTTTCCACtaacagactgaataggtttcgAAAAAGTTTTGCCTAAGTATaggcgtaatgaatacacccttgtTTACAGGGAGGCTATAACTACGGTACTTAGCTAAATATTGTCATAGTAAAAACGTGGTGTGATAATAGCTGTGATAGTTTATCAGCTTTACAAATGACAACCAGCATGATGGACGTGTCAAATTAGTGTTGGGGAAGTTTTGGTTAACAAGCTACCTGGCGTGGCTAATTCTTAGCATAGACTGAAGGCTATTAAAAGTGGAAAGACGGTAAAAAATATCAAGGCGTTCAGTAGACTTAACCACACTCAATCTTCagtaaaaacatttttacaaattccTACGCTTCTTATCCTCTCTCTTACCTCCATCCTCGCACTACATCGGTCCACTTATTTTCTAATTAATTGTTTTAGTTGATACACTTGGTTTCCGGGTTTCCTTGATTCGGGGAAATGACGTCACTTAGATTCCGTTGGCCTTATTTACTGGTTATCATCGGTAATAATGTATTTGATAACAAAACATACCATAAGAATGCTATTTACAACACACAACTCACAATCAAATTACGTAAAATATAACAATAAGGGGGttgttcaaaaatatatatactttattGAAGAACGAGTTGCCCATTTAAAGTAACCCCAACAAATATTGCCCAACATAATTCAATATAACATTAATGGGTGGGTGAATATTCAGTAGAGCTAATACATACCAGTACTTGCAACTATAGCACATGAATTGGAGCCCGAAGCATATCAGTGTCACTCGGTGCCGCGATAACTAGTCGTCCGGGGGAAGAACCGTGCCGGATGGCCCGAGCTGGTGGGCTGGCCCGCGAGGGCCACCTTttgagatggagagatagtgggTTTGTTATAAAGCCATATAGAACGAAAACCAGTTATGCAATCAATGCCGGTCGCGGGTAATTGATCGAATTTTCGTTGATAGAATTGAAGAAACATGGCAGCGCGCTCACACTAAAAACATCTCTAAAAGTCTCATTGGCGCTTGAAAGGCAGGAGAAAATTCACTCCAGTATAGGCACCAGATAAGGTACGCCAGATTCAACTCGTCGCTTTAGACTGCTTTCCGGTGACCACTTATAAACGTAAATAGATTGTGACCAGCGCCATGCTTGTTTATGTCAGAGCACATGTCCACTTGATGGATATCTGGTATTGCAACTTTACACTGTTCGTGTCCCCTGAAAAACGCCTGTGACTAGAAGGAGTAGGTTAACAAAGCACCAACCTTAACCGAAGTCTCAACCTGCCACCTTAATTATTCTAACCTGCTGCATAAATTCTCCTTACCTGTATACGAAACAGTTGCTTCCGGTCAGAACCCTGAAAACCAGCGACCTGGGGCATTGGTTTCTGCCTTCACAAACATGGGATTTTCCCAAATATACATCTTCATTTAATCCTTTTTAAAACTCAAGATTGTAAGTGAACAGGGAAAATGCCTGAAAAAAACAGCTTTTTCTTGACAGCATGTGTTCAGCTatttcacacaaatacacaaggaCAAGAGGACTTGGCTGCTTTCACTGTAGATTGTTATTCATATCACAGATACATTCAGGTCATAAAACAAGAATATTAACTCATCGTGGTCATCTTTGCACCATAGCACACAACTGACcagttctacattgtacaatacaCCCATCTTCATAGCACTGGATCAGTAACTTATATACCGataccccccccaccaccacctttACCCTACCAGAAAAAATGTACATCACAAATTGGACCCCTTCAAGTTCACTGACTCAACAGGGAGCAGAAATGGCCTATGACATCAGACTCAGGCATCATGGGAGCAAAGTTCTGGTCTGCTCAGTACGCATGTCCTCTCGTCCAGTTATACTGGAGGACTAGCTAGGAGGTTCTTTGATCAAATGCCTTCACAGCAGGGCTCCCCTTAAAGCTGAGACTGGGAATGGGTTTGAGGGAGAAGAGGAGCAGTGGGTTGAGAAACAGAGTTGGGTGTGGACTCACTGTGTGGTAGAGGGTGCCAAGGGGATGGtcatggagggagagggaatatCATGAATGAAGGGAATGGAAAGAGTTGGGTGCAAACCTGGTCCTTTCCAAAAATCTACATAAACCAAGTGAGTAAGAAGAACAAAAACCAAATTCATCCAAAATTCAATATATATATCATGATAAAAATAAACAATGAGCAATAACATGAAAGGGAAAAGAACATGATTTTTCTGGGACTATATCAGACTAAATGGGCTTGGTCAATCCTCTGAGCTGGAGGAAGAGTCTGAGTCCTTCTGAGCCATGATGACGTCGTCCAAAAGGGCCTCCCTGTCAGAACTCTCGTATCCGCCTTGTGACAAGCTGTCGCCACCTTCCATCTTAACATCAAAGGCTTGAGTCAGGAAAGGGGAATTCTCCAAGTCTTCGTCCTCCATCATGTAGGCCCCGTCTGAGACCAGGGTCTCTTCTACACCTCCGCCCAGGACTGGGTCCTCCAGCGGGGCAGGCTGAggggcatggtggtggtggcggcgGCGGACTCTCTTGGGGATGACAGAGCGTGCAGAGAGGAGCCGGTGGAAGAGGCTGTCTGGCAGAAAGCCCTGGAAGGACAAAATGGAGTGAACCAGGATCAGTTTTTGGAAATATTTTACAATGTGAAGCAGAACTGATTCACTGAACTTGATGTGTGtgctagggctgggcgatatgacgATATATATATCGTGTGACTATAGATGTTTTCTATCGTTTCATATTATGCTCTATCGTTTATTTCATTGTGTTGCAAATCACTCTTTACGGCAATATATTTGGTCAATTGGACAACACTTTGTGTTCATGTGTGGAAGGAAATTCGCAACACAAACATGGAGGAGAGTGAA containing:
- the LOC110530593 gene encoding TOX high mobility group box family member 4-A isoform X8 is translated as MEFPGGSDTYLTISGTGHPFLSSETFHTPSLGDEVFEIPPISLDQDSALSVGDEVSHFGELSGGTGGPSGVGSLARNAVVGGNDPSFASTYVNPNSQGLEHLSLRVMSQSGGGALLSSTLGVELGHSIGSHFSSSSPMTIDVPLGDMNHGLLGHNQLTTIDQSELSAQLGLGLHGGNILSRSKSPDQLSATPSPAGSLQDDDMDDFRKSVLVDSPMSLSVSPAILSHLSTMPGSAPMLSSSISPALVRRGGGKPAMVAATAGPGGGKKGKKKKDPNEPQKPVSAYALFFRDTQAAIKGQNPNATFGEVSKIVASMWDSLGEEQKQVYKRKTEAAKNDYLKALAAYRANQLSQPSIEMMDTASSPPPPVPEPVNVALLAPTRPSRLPQHNPDQNTITNICTSNIILDVPQVTTRSRTGAHKPLTLGPTAIPTLIPNITATLTPTITKIIISKQMLQAGAQLHQIPTSMVTVLPGGVRTLLPSAPRQPPPLQQMQHAPPPPRLQQMVHSPAPPPLQAKPRGSAGPGIPVSITATPPPPLQITIVPASLQADASLPIIVTTTATANSICVTNSTVPTSAYSTPTVALQLAKSTDLTQSADEDAVTEEFTSGEMEMEFNVSPGATDGVSGPLTMCVRAGCTNPAIESTDWDKEYCSNECVATHCRDIFMAWCSIRNHNTMVVK
- the LOC110530593 gene encoding TOX high mobility group box family member 4-A isoform X6; translation: MEFPGGSDTYLTISGTGHPFLSSEQTFHTPSLGDEVFEIPPISLDQDSALSVGDEVSHFGELSGGTGGPSGVGSLARNAVVGGNDPSFASTYVNPNSQGLEHLSLRVMSQSGGGALLSSTLGVELGHSIGSHFSSSSPMTIDVPLGDMNHGLLGHNQLTTIDQSELSAQLGLGLHGGNILSRSKSPDQLSATPSPAGSLQDDDMDDFRKSVLVDSPMSLSVSPAILSHLSTMPGSAPMLSSSISPALVRRGGGKPAMVAATAGPGGGKKGKKKKDPNEPQKPVSAYALFFRDTQAAIKGQNPNATFGEVSKIVASMWDSLGEEQKQVYKRKTEAAKNDYLKALAAYRANQLSQPSIEMMDTASSPPPPVPEPVNVALLAPTRPSRLPQHNPDQNTITNICTSNIILDVPQVTTRSRTGAHKPLTLGPTAIPTLIPNITATLTPTITKIIISKQMLQAGAQLHQIPTSMVTVLPGGVRTLLPSAPRQPPPLQQMQHAPPPPRLQQMVHSPAPPPLQAKPRGSAGPGIPVSITATPPPPLQITIVPASLQADASLPIIVTTTATANSICVTNSTVPTSAYSTPTVALQLAKSTDLTQSADEDAVTEEFTSGEMEMEFNVSPGATDGVSGPLTMCVRAGCTNPAIESTDWDKEYCSNECVATHCRDIFMAWCSIRNHNTMVVK
- the LOC110530593 gene encoding TOX high mobility group box family member 4-A isoform X9, with the translated sequence MEFPGGSDTYLTISGTGHPFLSSETFHTPSLGDEVFEIPPISLDQDSALSVGDEVSHFGELSGGTGGPSGVGSLARNAVVGGNDPSFASTYVNPNSQGLEHLSLRVMSQSGGGALLSSTLGVELGHSIGSHFSSSSPMTIDVPLGDMNHGLLGHNQLTTIDQSELSAQLGLGLHGGNILSRSKSPDQLSATPSPAGSLQDDDMDDFRSVLVDSPMSLSVSPAILSHLSTMPGSAPMLSSSISPALVRRGGGKPAMVAATAGPGGGKKGKKKKDPNEPQKPVSAYALFFRDTQAAIKGQNPNATFGEVSKIVASMWDSLGEEQKQVYKRKTEAAKNDYLKALAAYRANQLSQPSIEMMDTASSPPPPVPEPVNVALLAPTRPSRLPQHNPDQNTITNICTSNIILDVPQVTTRSRTGAHKPLTLGPTAIPTLIPNITATLTPTITKIIISKQMLQAGAQLHQIPTSMVTVLPGGVRTLLPSAPRQPPPLQQMQHAPPPPRLQQMVHSPAPPPLQAKPRGSAGPGIPVSITATPPPPLQITIVPASLQADASLPIIVTTTATANSICVTNSTVPTSAYSTPTVALQLAKSTDLTQSADEDAVTEEFTSGEMEMEFNVSPGATDGVSGPLTMCVRAGCTNPAIESTDWDKEYCSNECVATHCRDIFMAWCSIRNHNTMVVK
- the LOC110530593 gene encoding TOX high mobility group box family member 4-A isoform X7, whose protein sequence is MEFPGGSDTYLTISGTGHPFLSSEQTFHTPSLGDEVFEIPPISLDQDSALSVGDEVSHFGELSGGTGGPSGVGSLARNAVVGGNDPSFASTYVNPNSQGLEHLSLRVMSQSGGGALLSSTLGVELGHSIGSHFSSSSPMTIDVPLGDMNHGLLGHNQLTTIDQSELSAQLGLGLHGGNILSRSKSPDQLSATPSPAGSLQDDDMDDFRSVLVDSPMSLSVSPAILSHLSTMPGSAPMLSSSISPALVRRGGGKPAMVAATAGPGGGKKGKKKKDPNEPQKPVSAYALFFRDTQAAIKGQNPNATFGEVSKIVASMWDSLGEEQKQVYKRKTEAAKNDYLKALAAYRANQLSQPSIEMMDTASSPPPPVPEPVNVALLAPTRPSRLPQHNPDQNTITNICTSNIILDVPQVTTRSRTGAHKPLTLGPTAIPTLIPNITATLTPTITKIIISKQMLQAGAQLHQIPTSMVTVLPGGVRTLLPSAPRQPPPLQQMQHAPPPPRLQQMVHSPAPPPLQAKPRGSAGPGIPVSITATPPPPLQITIVPASLQADASLPIIVTTTATANSICVTNSTVPTSAYSTPTVALQLAKSTDLTQSADEDAVTEEFTSGEMEMEFNVSPGATDGVSGPLTMCVRAGCTNPAIESTDWDKEYCSNECVATHCRDIFMAWCSIRNHNTMVVK
- the LOC110530593 gene encoding TOX high mobility group box family member 4-A isoform X5 codes for the protein MENADQEFLEAQGYNGYDPVNKFPGGSDTYLTISGTGHPFLSSETFHTPSLGDEVFEIPPISLDQDSALSVGDEVSHFGELSGGTGGPSGVGSLARNAVVGGNDPSFASTYVNPNSQGLEHLSLRVMSQSGGGALLSSTLGVELGHSIGSHFSSSSPMTIDVPLGDMNHGLLGHNQLTTIDQSELSAQLGLGLHGGNILSRSKSPDQLSATPSPAGSLQDDDMDDFRKSVLVDSPMSLSVSPAILSHLSTMPGSAPMLSSSISPALVRRGGGKPAMVAATAGPGGGKKGKKKKDPNEPQKPVSAYALFFRDTQAAIKGQNPNATFGEVSKIVASMWDSLGEEQKQVYKRKTEAAKNDYLKALAAYRANQLSQPSIEMMDTASSPPPPVPEPVNVALLAPTRPSRLPQHNPDQNTITNICTSNIILDVPQVTTRSRTGAHKPLTLGPTAIPTLIPNITATLTPTITKIIISKQMLQAGAQLHQIPTSMVTVLPGGVRTLLPSAPRQPPPLQQMQHAPPPPRLQQMVHSPAPPPLQAKPRGSAGPGIPVSITATPPPPLQITIVPASLQADASLPIIVTTTATANSICVTNSTVPTSAYSTPTVALQLAKSTDLTQSADEDAVTEEFTSGEMEMEFNVSPGATDGVSGPLTMCVRAGCTNPAIESTDWDKEYCSNECVATHCRDIFMAWCSIRNHNTMVVK
- the LOC110530593 gene encoding TOX high mobility group box family member 4-A isoform X4, encoding MENADQEFLEAQGYNGYDPVNKFPGGSDTYLTISGTGHPFLSSEQTFHTPSLGDEVFEIPPISLDQDSALSVGDEVSHFGELSGGTGGPSGVGSLARNAVVGGNDPSFASTYVNPNSQGLEHLSLRVMSQSGGGALLSSTLGVELGHSIGSHFSSSSPMTIDVPLGDMNHGLLGHNQLTTIDQSELSAQLGLGLHGGNILSRSKSPDQLSATPSPAGSLQDDDMDDFRKSVLVDSPMSLSVSPAILSHLSTMPGSAPMLSSSISPALVRRGGGKPAMVAATAGPGGGKKGKKKKDPNEPQKPVSAYALFFRDTQAAIKGQNPNATFGEVSKIVASMWDSLGEEQKQVYKRKTEAAKNDYLKALAAYRANQLSQPSIEMMDTASSPPPPVPEPVNVALLAPTRPSRLPQHNPDQNTITNICTSNIILDVPQVTTRSRTGAHKPLTLGPTAIPTLIPNITATLTPTITKIIISKQMLQAGAQLHQIPTSMVTVLPGGVRTLLPSAPRQPPPLQQMQHAPPPPRLQQMVHSPAPPPLQAKPRGSAGPGIPVSITATPPPPLQITIVPASLQADASLPIIVTTTATANSICVTNSTVPTSAYSTPTVALQLAKSTDLTQSADEDAVTEEFTSGEMEMEFNVSPGATDGVSGPLTMCVRAGCTNPAIESTDWDKEYCSNECVATHCRDIFMAWCSIRNHNTMVVK
- the LOC110530593 gene encoding TOX high mobility group box family member 4-A isoform X1 — its product is MDLHFYSDLSDGTDQNADQEFLEAQGYNGYDPVNKFPGGSDTYLTISGTGHPFLSSEQTFHTPSLGDEVFEIPPISLDQDSALSVGDEVSHFGELSGGTGGPSGVGSLARNAVVGGNDPSFASTYVNPNSQGLEHLSLRVMSQSGGGALLSSTLGVELGHSIGSHFSSSSPMTIDVPLGDMNHGLLGHNQLTTIDQSELSAQLGLGLHGGNILSRSKSPDQLSATPSPAGSLQDDDMDDFRKSVLVDSPMSLSVSPAILSHLSTMPGSAPMLSSSISPALVRRGGGKPAMVAATAGPGGGKKGKKKKDPNEPQKPVSAYALFFRDTQAAIKGQNPNATFGEVSKIVASMWDSLGEEQKQVYKRKTEAAKNDYLKALAAYRANQLSQPSIEMMDTASSPPPPVPEPVNVALLAPTRPSRLPQHNPDQNTITNICTSNIILDVPQVTTRSRTGAHKPLTLGPTAIPTLIPNITATLTPTITKIIISKQMLQAGAQLHQIPTSMVTVLPGGVRTLLPSAPRQPPPLQQMQHAPPPPRLQQMVHSPAPPPLQAKPRGSAGPGIPVSITATPPPPLQITIVPASLQADASLPIIVTTTATANSICVTNSTVPTSAYSTPTVALQLAKSTDLTQSADEDAVTEEFTSGEMEMEFNVSPGATDGVSGPLTMCVRAGCTNPAIESTDWDKEYCSNECVATHCRDIFMAWCSIRNHNTMVVK